A genome region from Candidatus Desulfatibia profunda includes the following:
- a CDS encoding ribbon-helix-helix protein, CopG family, giving the protein MDKIMSTRIDEAVVRRIDLLAKKLGTSKKAVIENAIRHYAQKVDLEHKFDIFAHTLGCWQRDEPAAKTVERIKTAMRRSQERYKR; this is encoded by the coding sequence ATGGACAAAATCATGTCAACCCGCATTGATGAAGCTGTGGTCCGGCGAATTGACCTGCTGGCAAAAAAGTTGGGCACGTCAAAAAAAGCCGTGATTGAAAATGCCATTCGGCACTATGCTCAAAAAGTCGATCTGGAGCATAAGTTCGATATTTTTGCCCACACATTGGGTTGCTGGCAACGCGATGAACCGGCCGCCAAAACGGTCGAGCGCATTAAAACCGCCATGCGCCGATCGCAGGAAAGGTATAAACGGTGA
- a CDS encoding cytochrome c biogenesis protein CcdA, with product MFFETISFPAAFLAGLLSFLSPCVLPLIPAYFTFITGYSLEELTEGKIEIRRKVILSTLFYVSGFSFVFILMGASASYLGGFIYKYRDVIRIAGGLLIIILGIHLTGVLHIRSLYFEKRIQIKKKPLHFLGTFIIGMAFGAGWSPCIGPLLGSILIVAGSQKTVGHGIVLLGVYSAGLALPFVIISVFINFLLVFIQRASRIVKYVNAAAGVLLILVGLALLTNKLYVFSGS from the coding sequence ATGTTTTTTGAAACCATCTCATTTCCGGCCGCATTTCTGGCAGGGCTTCTCTCTTTCCTTTCTCCGTGCGTCCTGCCGCTGATACCCGCATATTTTACCTTTATTACCGGTTATTCTTTAGAGGAACTGACCGAAGGTAAGATCGAAATCAGAAGAAAAGTCATTCTTTCAACGCTGTTTTATGTTTCAGGTTTCTCCTTTGTATTTATTCTAATGGGTGCTTCAGCATCTTATCTTGGCGGTTTTATATATAAATACAGGGATGTTATAAGAATTGCCGGTGGGCTTTTAATTATTATCCTGGGTATCCATTTAACCGGTGTGCTTCATATCCGCAGTCTTTATTTTGAAAAACGGATTCAGATAAAGAAAAAGCCCTTGCATTTTTTGGGAACATTTATCATTGGCATGGCTTTTGGCGCCGGCTGGAGCCCTTGCATCGGCCCCTTGCTGGGATCGATACTTATCGTCGCCGGCAGCCAGAAAACGGTTGGGCATGGAATTGTGCTGCTAGGGGTCTATTCGGCCGGACTGGCTTTGCCTTTTGTTATCATTTCCGTTTTTATTAATTTCTTACTGGTTTTTATTCAAAGGGCTTCTCGAATTGTAAAATACGTCAATGCTGCCGCCGGAGTTTTGTTGATTCTGGTAGGGCTGGCCCTGCTCACAAACAAGCTGTATGTATTCAGTGGTTCCTAA
- a CDS encoding PIN domain-containing protein codes for MKAYIDSDILIWHLRGECKALNLLKRLRDKDKFDLWTGAMQRAEVVFFMRPEEEEATLLFLSQFQTAPVDQGVIDMAGKIYRQWNPRHGTDINDAILAATVIKSGGSIFTLNTKHYLMPEVNAQRGWKTS; via the coding sequence GTGAAGGCGTACATCGATTCGGACATTCTCATTTGGCATCTGCGCGGGGAATGTAAGGCTTTGAATCTTTTGAAAAGGCTGCGTGATAAGGATAAGTTTGATCTATGGACCGGTGCCATGCAACGTGCAGAGGTGGTCTTTTTCATGCGACCGGAGGAGGAAGAGGCAACCTTGCTGTTTTTATCACAATTTCAGACGGCCCCTGTGGACCAAGGCGTTATTGATATGGCCGGGAAAATTTATCGCCAATGGAATCCGCGCCATGGAACGGATATTAACGATGCAATCCTTGCGGCCACTGTCATCAAATCCGGCGGATCAATCTTTACGCTAAATACCAAACACTATCTCATGCCTGAAGTAAACGCACAGAGGGGATGGAAGACCTCGTGA
- the proC gene encoding pyrroline-5-carboxylate reductase, translating into MLKDKKISIIGTGNMGEALVSGLISSGSTDPENIICTDIRENQLDSVKEKYGVATTANNLDAVKAAEIIIYAVKPQIIASVLRETASGLDMSKLIISIAAGVPLAAIESCLNKKLRLIRAMPNIAAFVKESATVIAAGKNATKEDVKLAMAIFDSMGKTIFLKENILMDAITGLSGSGPAYIFLIVEALADAGVKMGLSRQDALFLSTQTVLGAAKLLMETKEHPGKLKDMVTSPGGTAIAGIHTLEKGGLRTTLINAVEVATQRSKELGEIITKSFADDNYNGK; encoded by the coding sequence ATGTTAAAAGATAAGAAAATTAGTATTATTGGAACCGGGAACATGGGGGAAGCCCTTGTCAGCGGCCTCATTTCTTCGGGGTCAACCGATCCTGAAAATATTATCTGCACGGATATTCGGGAAAATCAACTCGATTCCGTCAAAGAAAAATATGGGGTTGCTACGACGGCAAACAACCTTGATGCGGTCAAAGCGGCCGAAATCATCATCTATGCGGTCAAACCTCAAATCATCGCCTCGGTACTGCGGGAAACTGCTTCCGGCCTGGACATGTCCAAACTCATCATCTCCATTGCCGCCGGTGTTCCTTTGGCCGCGATAGAATCGTGCCTGAACAAAAAATTACGTCTTATTCGGGCCATGCCCAACATTGCTGCCTTTGTTAAGGAAAGTGCTACGGTGATAGCGGCCGGAAAAAATGCTACCAAAGAAGATGTCAAGCTGGCTATGGCCATCTTCGATTCCATGGGGAAAACCATATTTCTTAAAGAGAATATCCTCATGGATGCCATCACGGGGCTAAGCGGCAGTGGACCCGCTTACATCTTTTTGATTGTCGAGGCCTTGGCTGATGCCGGCGTAAAGATGGGGCTGTCACGCCAGGACGCTCTGTTTCTTTCAACCCAAACGGTTTTGGGTGCGGCCAAATTGCTGATGGAAACAAAGGAACACCCCGGCAAACTAAAGGATATGGTCACTTCCCCTGGCGGAACCGCCATTGCCGGCATTCATACCCTGGAAAAGGGCGGGCTTCGAACCACCCTGATCAATGCCGTTGAGGTTGCCACCCAACGATCCAAAGAACTGGGCGAAATCATCACCAAAAGTTTTGCCGATGACAATTACAACGGAAAATAA
- a CDS encoding GIY-YIG nuclease family protein: MSLGMPHKRRMRDLSSRMPLPPWHPKADPIGQAYLSRLAEMDIGIRQKIRELNRRLPLFVLLRMEGCSGFRMSTVLRHYFLEYLNRLTSYGPHSLPSSFNVVEAFLSFNNEFKVFDIREEREHLLRLHDYFDWYTAEHKIPDDPKILVDIMEEGLIYSFDIAGDTGEFAISTEGSNLAIAGVSLIRHENELSVILIAGENPSNPPDSKIPAEKEFKDGKPFQGRENLAPSPDLSIRDRYLDGMAGFSKVLILTRLNLETKKHDVRYVNIDIGYSYLVNTDDKEAFPGLTKEKRNDILEKSLSELNRYGQLFSALMSIIYLPIIFVAEPDRVVGSKFVTELFINRQKHHIKKATKEFGKDAYHLHRIVKCLSSADTNNLVQVGQRIIDPPNFSFESTGFWKPLEPNKIGTDKGGNSIVGKTWVERVDSYSTSSPESFIMQNIRGAPKGDDPGAIYIVRSAAHGNDIYKVGLTRRSAKERAHELGTSTGVPLPFEVLASWEVANCSLVEKEVHLRLKQYRVKKNREFFRASLSTIVAAVEQTISDTERSISE; the protein is encoded by the coding sequence ATGAGTCTTGGAATGCCACATAAACGCCGAATGAGAGATTTATCTTCGAGGATGCCGCTACCACCATGGCACCCTAAAGCTGATCCGATAGGTCAAGCATATCTCTCTCGATTGGCCGAAATGGACATAGGAATTCGGCAAAAAATTCGTGAGTTGAATAGACGTCTTCCCCTTTTTGTTTTATTACGTATGGAGGGCTGTTCTGGTTTTCGAATGAGTACCGTTCTACGTCATTATTTCTTAGAATATCTAAACCGCCTTACTAGCTATGGCCCTCATTCTCTCCCGTCATCATTCAATGTAGTTGAAGCCTTCCTCTCCTTTAATAATGAATTTAAGGTATTCGATATAAGGGAAGAACGTGAACATTTGTTGAGGTTGCACGATTATTTTGACTGGTATACAGCTGAACACAAAATACCTGATGATCCTAAAATATTAGTAGATATAATGGAGGAAGGATTAATATATTCGTTCGACATAGCCGGTGATACTGGTGAGTTTGCAATCTCAACAGAGGGCTCAAACCTTGCAATTGCAGGAGTATCACTAATCCGGCACGAGAATGAATTATCTGTAATTCTTATAGCAGGTGAAAATCCATCAAACCCTCCTGATTCCAAGATACCTGCTGAAAAAGAATTTAAAGACGGTAAACCCTTCCAAGGTCGTGAAAACCTTGCACCAAGTCCAGATCTTTCGATCCGAGATCGTTACTTAGATGGTATGGCAGGATTCTCTAAGGTATTAATTCTTACCCGATTAAACCTTGAAACCAAAAAGCACGATGTAAGGTATGTTAACATTGATATCGGTTATAGCTATCTTGTAAACACGGATGATAAAGAAGCATTTCCGGGGCTTACAAAGGAAAAGCGAAATGACATTCTTGAAAAATCCTTAAGTGAGTTAAACAGGTATGGTCAATTGTTTTCAGCACTTATGTCTATTATATATTTGCCAATCATATTTGTTGCTGAACCTGATAGAGTAGTAGGCTCTAAATTTGTAACCGAGTTATTCATCAACAGGCAAAAACACCATATAAAGAAAGCTACTAAAGAATTCGGAAAGGATGCATATCATTTGCACCGAATTGTCAAATGTCTGAGTAGCGCCGATACTAATAATTTAGTCCAAGTTGGCCAGCGAATAATTGACCCACCCAATTTTTCTTTCGAATCTACTGGATTCTGGAAACCATTGGAACCAAATAAGATTGGAACTGACAAAGGCGGGAATTCAATTGTAGGAAAAACATGGGTTGAACGAGTTGATAGTTATTCAACAAGTAGCCCAGAATCTTTTATCATGCAAAATATTCGTGGAGCTCCAAAAGGTGATGATCCTGGGGCAATCTATATTGTTCGGTCCGCCGCACATGGCAACGATATTTATAAAGTTGGCCTAACGCGACGAAGTGCGAAAGAGCGGGCACATGAACTTGGCACCTCAACGGGTGTGCCGCTACCATTTGAGGTACTGGCTAGCTGGGAAGTTGCTAATTGCAGTTTGGTGGAGAAAGAGGTCCATCTTCGCCTTAAACAATATAGAGTAAAGAAAAATCGCGAGTTCTTTCGCGCAAGCCTCTCTACTATTGTTGCCGCGGTTGAACAGACTATTTCTGACACTGAGAGATCTATTTCAGAGTAA
- a CDS encoding DUF2726 domain-containing protein, which yields MPDDTDFRGTRTHSTMLKRLLNLPESVTDQRLREVCDDFNAKVYAKVRVADVLPIECSGIDNEHYRYALQAHFDFVVTDSTDQSLFAVEFDGSGHSAPDDQKRDGMKNMLCDRFELPLLRINRKYLSRAFSSWDLLRWFCTVFFVKRGWDEDVKAGRIPIEDSVFDPMFVSVRTKSGTRSLELERHARAELGRMFRSGEIPDYVPNWITAEGNNRTLRAISWIETSDQLGTIAETAMQQQNLGSWVQFAIRGIVLNELQNNVSAVVRGAEPALPLLSIKERVKDFEGRFKTIMSLRKGVG from the coding sequence TTGCCAGACGACACAGACTTTAGAGGAACGAGAACCCATTCAACGATGCTGAAGCGTCTCTTGAACCTGCCCGAGTCCGTTACCGATCAGCGGCTCCGAGAAGTGTGCGATGACTTCAATGCAAAGGTCTACGCGAAAGTCCGTGTTGCTGACGTTCTTCCGATAGAGTGCAGCGGGATCGACAACGAACACTATCGGTATGCTCTGCAGGCCCACTTTGACTTTGTGGTAACTGATTCCACTGATCAATCTCTGTTCGCGGTCGAGTTTGATGGCAGCGGTCATTCCGCGCCGGACGATCAGAAACGTGACGGAATGAAAAACATGCTATGCGACCGCTTCGAGCTACCGTTGCTGCGAATTAATAGAAAGTACCTCTCTCGCGCATTTTCAAGTTGGGATTTACTTCGATGGTTTTGCACAGTCTTCTTCGTGAAACGAGGCTGGGATGAGGATGTTAAAGCAGGAAGAATTCCCATAGAGGACTCAGTTTTTGATCCTATGTTTGTATCAGTGAGGACAAAGTCGGGTACTCGATCCTTGGAGCTTGAAAGGCATGCCCGTGCAGAACTCGGGCGAATGTTCAGATCAGGGGAGATTCCGGACTACGTCCCGAACTGGATTACAGCGGAGGGTAACAACCGAACTCTGAGGGCGATATCTTGGATCGAAACATCCGACCAACTGGGCACCATAGCTGAAACTGCTATGCAGCAGCAGAATCTTGGTAGCTGGGTGCAGTTCGCAATTAGGGGAATAGTCCTGAACGAACTACAGAATAATGTGAGCGCGGTTGTTCGTGGTGCGGAGCCCGCGCTTCCACTATTGTCGATCAAAGAGCGGGTCAAGGACTTCGAAGGTCGATTCAAGACAATAATGTCTTTGCGGAAAGGAGTCGGCTAA
- a CDS encoding aldehyde:ferredoxin oxidoreductase — translation MTKFKVKPIKTIDYDKPAIEKGYAGQTLCIDVSIAAIFIKPVTDKIKTVFTGGKGFDLWLLWHAVSGTTKWNDPENAICIASGPMGGTPIYPGSGKSIVTTISPLTGSVIDSNVGGYFGPYLKFSGFDAIEVKGKASTDVVIFIDGINAKVQLLEAVGLPEESYDLSAILTEYFGQGKPRNISVVSTGPGAKNTLIGCLNFTWYDLKRKRARYKQAGRGGIGTVLADKRIKAIVARWDTITIDTNHPADVAALKEVGRRHSREIVELDPKQNQMATIGTTHLVTIMNDFDLLPVNNFQYGRHPEAANIGQEVYGRIFDAGFDGCWMGCSVACSHGVKDFVPITGPYKGSKVFVDGPEYETIAGCGSNLGIFDPHTIIEMNFYCDTYGLDTISVGTSMAFAMECFEMSLINKTHTGGIDLSFGNRLAALEMLHQMATGEGFGRTVGQGVRKMKSIFSKDYGADPDILHDIGMEAKGLEFSEYMTKESLAQQGGYGLALKGPQHDEAWLIFLDMVHNFMPTFEQKAEALHWFPMFRTWFGLCGLCKLPWNDIVPEDNKNTPEPAKVMKHVQWYAEYFSAVTGRQTTPDDLIRMSEAVYNFQRIFNLKMGFGRREHDTIPYRAVGPVKAVEYESRRERYDKQLVEQHKVDIEGKSTEEKIALLRQFREGLYEKLKDAVYKRRGWTPNGIPTVATVKRLGIDFQEVLELLKAHGVEE, via the coding sequence ATGACCAAATTTAAAGTAAAACCAATAAAAACAATTGATTATGACAAACCGGCGATTGAAAAAGGTTATGCCGGCCAGACACTTTGCATCGATGTTTCTATTGCAGCTATTTTTATAAAGCCGGTGACGGATAAAATCAAAACGGTCTTTACCGGCGGCAAAGGCTTTGATCTCTGGCTGCTGTGGCATGCTGTCAGCGGCACCACCAAGTGGAACGATCCTGAAAACGCCATTTGTATTGCCTCCGGGCCCATGGGCGGGACACCCATCTATCCCGGATCCGGAAAAAGCATTGTGACAACGATTTCTCCTTTAACAGGATCTGTGATCGACTCCAATGTGGGCGGATATTTTGGCCCTTATTTGAAGTTTTCCGGGTTTGATGCCATTGAAGTCAAGGGCAAAGCATCAACGGATGTCGTTATTTTCATTGACGGGATCAACGCCAAGGTTCAACTGTTAGAAGCCGTCGGACTGCCGGAGGAATCCTATGATCTTTCAGCAATATTGACGGAATACTTCGGCCAGGGAAAGCCTCGCAATATTTCAGTGGTATCCACCGGCCCCGGCGCCAAAAACACGCTGATCGGATGTCTGAACTTTACCTGGTATGATTTAAAGCGCAAGCGCGCCAGATATAAGCAGGCCGGACGCGGCGGAATCGGCACTGTTCTGGCTGACAAGCGCATAAAGGCCATCGTGGCACGCTGGGATACGATTACGATCGACACGAATCACCCGGCGGATGTAGCGGCCTTAAAAGAGGTTGGTCGCCGGCACTCCCGGGAAATTGTCGAGCTTGACCCCAAACAGAACCAAATGGCAACCATCGGTACAACCCACCTGGTGACGATCATGAATGATTTTGACCTGCTTCCTGTCAACAATTTTCAGTACGGCCGACATCCCGAAGCGGCCAATATCGGTCAGGAGGTTTACGGGCGCATCTTTGACGCCGGCTTTGACGGATGCTGGATGGGCTGTTCGGTGGCCTGCTCCCATGGGGTCAAAGATTTTGTTCCCATCACAGGCCCCTATAAAGGCTCCAAGGTTTTTGTCGACGGACCCGAGTACGAAACCATCGCGGGCTGCGGCTCAAATCTGGGCATCTTTGACCCTCACACCATCATCGAAATGAATTTTTACTGCGACACCTATGGACTTGACACGATCTCGGTGGGAACGAGCATGGCCTTTGCCATGGAATGCTTTGAAATGAGTTTGATTAACAAAACCCATACCGGCGGCATCGACCTTTCTTTCGGCAACCGGCTGGCCGCCCTTGAGATGCTCCATCAAATGGCTACCGGTGAGGGTTTTGGCCGCACCGTGGGCCAGGGCGTCCGCAAGATGAAATCCATTTTTTCAAAAGACTATGGCGCCGATCCCGACATTCTGCACGATATCGGCATGGAAGCAAAGGGCCTTGAATTCTCCGAATACATGACCAAAGAGTCGCTGGCCCAGCAGGGGGGCTACGGCCTTGCGCTCAAAGGGCCGCAGCATGACGAGGCCTGGCTGATCTTTCTCGATATGGTGCACAATTTTATGCCGACCTTTGAACAAAAGGCCGAAGCCCTGCACTGGTTCCCAATGTTCAGGACCTGGTTTGGTTTGTGCGGCCTGTGCAAACTGCCGTGGAACGATATCGTGCCTGAAGACAACAAAAACACGCCGGAGCCGGCCAAAGTCATGAAACATGTTCAGTGGTATGCAGAGTATTTCAGCGCGGTGACCGGGAGGCAGACAACGCCCGATGACCTGATTCGCATGAGCGAAGCCGTTTATAATTTCCAGCGCATCTTCAACCTGAAAATGGGGTTTGGCCGACGCGAGCATGACACGATTCCCTATCGTGCCGTCGGTCCGGTCAAAGCGGTTGAATATGAATCCCGGCGCGAGCGTTACGATAAACAGCTCGTCGAGCAGCACAAGGTCGATATCGAAGGCAAGTCGACCGAAGAAAAAATTGCGCTGCTGCGACAGTTTCGTGAGGGGCTGTATGAAAAACTAAAGGATGCCGTGTACAAACGCAGGGGATGGACCCCAAACGGCATTCCCACGGTTGCAACCGTAAAACGGCTGGGGATTGACTTTCAGGAAGTATTGGAATTGCTCAAGGCGCACGGTGTTGAGGAATGA
- a CDS encoding sulfur carrier protein ThiS: MIRVNGKPHPWREGITVADLLEDLEDAHHYAVVRINDKHISKPYFEKTPIPDDSDVFLLPMIAGG, from the coding sequence ATGATCCGGGTCAATGGAAAACCGCATCCCTGGCGTGAAGGGATAACCGTTGCAGACCTGCTCGAAGATCTGGAAGACGCCCATCACTATGCCGTCGTTCGTATCAATGATAAACACATCTCCAAGCCTTATTTTGAAAAAACTCCGATTCCGGATGACTCCGATGTGTTTCTGCTGCCCATGATTGCGGGAGGATAA